The genome window CAAGCAGCCGCGCGCATCGAAGGATGAGGGCAACGTTCATGGGAACCTGCGAACCGGATGCGGTGAGGAACACCACCACCACTCGCCGTTGCCCCTTAGGCCGTCGGCGGACCTGCCGCCCCGGGTCCCCCGGAGGCAGACCTTGAGTCCCGCGGCGGGTCTGCGCGGCGCCCGTCCCGAGGTCGCCGAACCCGTGACGGTCGCCGTCATCGGGACGGGGGCGATCGGCCGGGACCTGGTGAGCAAGATCGACCGGTCGCCGGCCCTGGAGTGCCGGCTGGTGGCCGGACGCAATCCGCAGTCGGCCGGCCTGCGGTACGCCGAGGGCCTCGGCCTCGCCACCACGGCCGGCGGCATCGAGGCCGTGCTGGCGGCCCCGCGCCCGTTCGACGTCGTCTTCGACGCCACCAGCGCCGCCTCCCACCGGGAGCACTGGCCGCTGCTGGAGCCGCTCGGGACGCTGGTGATCGACCTGACACCCAGCAAGGTCGGGCAGATGGTGGCGCCCACCGTGACCGGCGTGTCGCCGGCCACCGGACGCAACGTCAACCTGATCAGCTGCGGCGGCCAGGCGGCCGTCCCGATCGTGCACGCGCTCGCCGCCGAGTTCCCGGTGACCTACTTCGAGGTCGTCTCGACCGTGGCCAGCGAGGTCGCGGGCCGCGCGACCCGGATGAACCTCGACGAGTACGTGGCGACCACCGGCCAGGCCGTGACGGCGTTCTCCGGCGTGACCGACGTCAAGGCGATCCTCAACATCAGTCCGGCGGTGCCGCCGGCCACCTTCCGCACGGCCGTCCACGCCCGACTGGCCGGCGCCGACCCGGTGGCGGTGCGCGCGGTGGCCGAGCGGGTGGCCGAGCGGGTGCGGTCGTTCGCCCCCGGCTACCAGGTCGTCGCCTGCACGGCGGCCGGCGACCTGGTGACGATCACCCTCCAGGTGCTGGCGCACAGCGACGTGCTGCCGCCGTACGCCGGCAACCTCGACATCATCAACTCCGCCGCCGTCATGGTCGCCGAGCAGTACGCGACCCGGCCGGACCGGGCGTCCCGCACGGGGGTGATCTCATGAAGCGGCTGGTGATCCACGACCCGACGCTGCGCGACGGCCAGCACGCGGTCCGGCACGGGCTCGGGCTCACCGCGCTGCGCCGCTACGCGCAGGCGGCGGACGCCGCCCGGATCCCGGTGGTGGAGGTCGGCCACGGCAACGGCCTGGGCGCCTCCTCGCTGCAGGTCGGGCAGGCCGCGGTGAGCGACGACGAGATGCTCTCGACCGTGCGCGAGGCGCTGGGCCACAGCCGGCTGGGCGTCTTCATGCTGCCCGGCTGGGGCACCTCCGCGGACCTGCGGCGGGCGATCGGCCACGGGGCCGAGGTCTTCCGGATCGGCGTGCACGCCACCGAGGTGACGCTGGCCGAGCGCCACCTGGGCTTCCTGCGGGACGCGGGCGTCGAGGCCCAGTGCATGCTGATGATGAGTCACATGGCCTCCCCCGAGGTGCTGGCCGAGCAGGCCGCGCGGGCCGTCGGGTACGGGGCGCAGGCCGTGGGGATCATGGACTCTGCGGGCCACTTCCTCCCCGCCGACGTGAGCGCACGGATCGGCGCGATCGTCGAGGCGGTCGGCACCGTCCCGGTGGTCTTCCACGGGCACGACAACCTCGGGATGGCCGTGGCCAACTCGGTGGCCGCGGCGGACGCCGGCGCCGGGATCCTCGACGGCTGCGCCCGCGGCTTCGGCGCCGGCGCGGGCAACACCCAACTCGAAGTGCTGGTACCGGTGCTGGAGCGCAGCGGGTACACCACCGGCATCGACCTGTACGCGCTGCTGGACGCCGCCGACCTCGCCGAGCGCGAGCTCATGCCGGCGCCACCGGTGACCGGCTCGATGAGCATCGTCAGCGGGCTGGCCGGAGTGTTCTCCGGTTTCAAGCACCGGGTCGTCGAACTCTGCGCCGGCACCGGGGTGGACCCGCGCGACGTCTTCTTCGAACTCGGACGGCGCCAGGCCATCGCCGGCCAGGAGGACCTGATCGTGGACGTGGTGGCGGAGCTGAGCAGCCGCGCCACCGACAGCTGAGGAGGACGGACGACGTGGCAGTACCGCAGAGCGTGCCCGGGACCAACGGGACGGCGGGCGTGGAAGTCGCCCGGATGTCGTTCGAGGAGTTCACCGCCGTCGGCCCCCGGGGGCTGTACGCGGCCGACCGCCCGGTGGTGGTCCGACTCCCGAGCAGCGTGCAGGGACTCGGCCGGGAGGAGGTGGCGGCGCGGCTGGCCGAGATGACCGTCACGCTGTTCACCGAGCCCGGCGACAAGAACTTCCCGGGCCGCTGGGAGACCCGGGACATCAAGCTCCGCGAGTTCTTCGCGGACGAGCGGAACCTCACCGCCTCGGACACCTGGCACCGGGTGGTGTCGAACATCCGCAGCAGCCCGGCCGACGTGAACGCCGTCATCGGGTTCGACGCCGAGGAGCTCTTCGGCTACGGCAACGCCCTGTACGCGGCGAACCTGTGGATCAGCCACCAGGGCGTCTTCACCAAGAGCCACTTCGACGAGTTCGAGAACTTCAACATCGCGCTCGAAGGCCGCAAGCGGTTCATCATCGCGCCGCCCGGCGTGCGGGACTACTACCCGAGGTCGGTGCTGCGCGGGTACGGCGACAAGTCCCAGGTGGTCGACCTCGACGACGCCGACCTGGCGCGCTACCCGAGGCTGGCCGCCAAGCTCGCGCAGCGCCGCGACTTCGTCCTCGAACCCGGCCACATGCTCTACCTGCCGCTCGGCTGGTGGCACCAGGCCGAGTCGCTGGACGACCTGAACATCAACGTCAATTTCTGGCTCAAGTCCAAGAAGATCCTCCGCAGGCCGCACGTGCTCGGCATCGCGCTGTACACGTACGCCTACCGGAGGTTCAAGGGCGTCTACAGCTACAAGCCCACCGAGGTGAACTCCTGATGAGCGAGCGCAAGTCCATCACTCCCACCCACCGGTACCGCAACAACGACAAACTCATCGGGATCGGCAACGCGTTCTGGAACACGTCCTACGAGAACGGGGTCGCCGGCATCGTCGGCGACCTCCAGGACGGCGTGTTCCACATGCCCGACGGGCACGAGTTCGTCAACTTCACGGTCTGCTCCTACCTGGACCTGGACACCCACCCCAAGGTGATCGACGGCGCGGTCGAATCGCTGCGCCGCTTCGGCGTGCTGGACCACTGCATCCCGCGCACCCGGGTCCAGACGCCGGTGCTGCTGGAGCTGGAGGAGTCGCTCGGCGAGCTGTTCGGCGCGACGGTGATCAGCGCGCTCTCCACCGCGGCGGCCAGCACCGGCCTGCTCCCGCTGATCGCCTCGGGCCACCTGGGCGACGGCACCCGGCCGCTGATGGTCTTCGACAAGAACGCCCACGTCTCGATGGGCAACGCCAAGCCGAACTGCGCCGACGAGACCGAGGTGGTGACCAGCCGTCACCACGACCTCGACTTCCTCGCCGACATGTGCCGCAGCTACCAGCGGGTCTGCTACGTGGTCGACGGCTCGGACAGCCTCGGCGGGTACGCGCCGGTCGCCGAACTGGCCGAACTCCAGGAGAAGTACAACCTGCTGGTCTTCTACGACGACTCGCACTCGCTCTCCGCCTACGGCGAGCGCGGCATCGGCTACGTGCGCTCGCACTCCCCCGTGCTGGACGAGCGGACCATCACCGTGGCGACCCTGACCAAGGGCTTCGGGGCCGGCGGCACGGCGATCCTGCTCGACGGCTACCCCGAGCAGACCCGGCGGCTCATCGAGCGCTTCGCCGGCCCGCTGGGCTACTCGCAGAAGATGAACGCCGCCGCGGTGGGTGCGGCGCTCGCCTCCGCCGAGATCCACCGCACCGAGGAACTGACCGAGCTGCAGGGGAGGTTGCGCACGAACATCGCGCTGTTCGACTCGCTGGTCACCACCGAGCAGGCCGAGAGCACCTTCCCGATCCGCGTCGTGCCGATGACCGACGAGACCGTCGTCGAGGCCGCCCGGCAGGTCTTCGCGGCCGGCTTCTACACCTCGCCGGTGTTCTTCCCGATCGTCGCCCGCGGCACCGCCGGACTGCGCGTGATGCTGCGGGCCGGCCAGACCGAGGACCAGATCAGGCGGCTCGCCGCCGCGCTGGTCCGGGCCGGGGCCCGCCCGGGGGCCGGGGTGGCCGAGTGACCGGCACGGCCAGGGCGGTGCCGCGCAGCATCCTGTACACGCCCGCCCTGTCGCTGGAGCGGGTGGTGAAGGCCTGGTCGTACGACGCGGACGTCCACCTGATCGACCTTGAGGACTCCGTACCGCCCGCCGACAAGCCGGCCGCCCGCGCGGTCTGCCGGGCCGCGCTGGAGCAGGCGCCGCGACCGCAGAACCTCGCCGTGCGGATCAACGAACTCGGCAGCCTCGCCGCGCTGCACGACCTCCTGATGCTGACGGACAGTCAGATCAGGCCCGGCATCGTGCTGATGACGATGGTGACCTCGGCGGACGAGGTCGACCTGCTGCGCCGGATGCTGGCCTCGGCGGGCGCGTTCCCGGAGGTCTACGTGACAGTGGAGACGGTCGAGGCGGTCACCCGGATCGACTCGATCGCCGGCGCCGCCGACGGCCTGGTGTTCGGCTCCGCCGACCTGGCCGCCACGCTCGGCGTCGACATCGGCTGGGAGGCCATGCAGGCGGCCCGTCAGGCGATGGCGATGGCCTGCGCCCGGTTCGGCACGGCCTGCATCGACACGGCCAACTACCGGCTCGCCGAGCCGGCGGTCCTCACCGAGGAGACCACCCGGGTGCGGGCCCTCGGCTTCCACGGCAAGGCGACCGTGCACCCGCGCGAACTCGACGTGATCAACCGGATCCTGCGGCCCCGGCCCGACGAACTGGCGCTGGCCCGCCGGGTGGCGCGGGCCGTGGCCGCGGCCGACGGCGGGATCGCCGTCCTGGACGGCAACATGGTCGGCCCGCCGTTCGCCCGGCTGGCCCGCGACACGGTCGCGCGCGGCGACGCCTGGACCAGCCGGTTCGGCGTCTGCGTCACCGGGACCGCAGACGGTGGCGAGGCATGACCGCCGAACCGCTGATGATCCGCGCCGCCGACATGGCCGGCGCCGCACCGATGACCCGGGTGGTCGACGTGCTCGGCGAGATGTTCGTCGACCTGGCCGCCGGCCTGACCCGCTCCCCGGCCCGCACCGTGCTCGAACACGGCGACCGGCGGGTCCTGCTGGTCAGCCCCGCCGTCTGGGAGCAGCGCGGGGTGGGCAGCGTGAAGGTCACCACGCTCACCCCGGACAACCCGGCGCGCGGCCTGCCGCTGATCCACGGGATCGTCGCGCTCACCGACCTGACCACGGGTCAGGTCACCGCCCTGCTCGACGGCGCCGAGCTCACCGCCGTGCGCACCGGCGCGGTCGCCGCGCTGGCGACCCGCTGCTGCACCCCGGACGACACCGACGAGCTGGCCGTGATCGGCGCGGGGGTGCAGGCGCGCGCCCTGATCAGGGCGGTCTCGGCGGTGCGCCCGATCCGCACCGTCCGGATCCACTCGCGCACCCGGGCCGGCGCCGAGCGGCTCGCGGACTGGGTGCGGCACACCGCGCCCGGCCCGGTCCGCGCGACGGTCCACGACACCGCACGGGACGCCGTCACCGACGCGGCGATCATCTGCACGGCCACCTCCACCGACGACGCCGCACCCGTGGTGCACGCGGACTGGGTGGCCGCCGGGGCGCACGTGAACGTGATCGGCGGCACCCACCCGGACGCCGTCGAGCTCGACCCGGCCCTGCTGGCCCGCGCCCTGACCGTGGTCGAGGACCGGACCGCCGCGCTGGACGGCGCGGGCGAGGTCCGGGCGGCCCTGGCCGGCGGCCTGATCGAGGCCGAGGACCTGTACGAGCTGGGCGGGTTGGCGGGCGGCGAGGTCGCCGTCGCCGGCCGGACCTCGGTCCTGCGCACGGTCGGCATGGCCATCGAGGACACGGCCGCCGCGGTGGCGCTGTTCGGACACGTGACAGAGAGAGGTTCGTCGGATGGACACGCATGAGAGCCCCGGTACCGGCACCGGGCACCCGTGGTTCGGGGAGCACCGGCTGCGGCCGGCCGCGTCGGCGGACACCATCCGGCAGCTGCTGCGGCACGAGCTCCGGGACACCGGGTGGCCGTACCAGGCGGTGCTGCCCGCGGCGCCGATGGCGATCCCGCGCGCGGCCTACGCCGAGGTCTTCCGGGTCAGCGTCGCGCTGATCGAACTGCTGCGCCGCACCGCCCTGGAGACCGGGCGCACCACCGCCGACCGGCTGGCGGCCTACGGCATGCCCGCCGAGGAGGACCGGCTGTGGCTGGCCGACCCCTTCATCGAGGAGCGGTACGCCGACAGCGTGGTCCGTCCGGACCTGGTCATCGGCCCGAACGGGCCGCAGTTCCTGGAGTTCAACGTCAGCGGCGCGCTCGGCGGCGTGGTGGAGACGCACAGCCGCCTGGGCGTGTGGAACCGGCTGCACGCCGACGACCAGGGCCGGACCCCGTACCGCTCGCCGAGCCCGCTCGCCGTG of Kitasatospora viridis contains these proteins:
- a CDS encoding acetaldehyde dehydrogenase (acetylating), yielding MSPAAGLRGARPEVAEPVTVAVIGTGAIGRDLVSKIDRSPALECRLVAGRNPQSAGLRYAEGLGLATTAGGIEAVLAAPRPFDVVFDATSAASHREHWPLLEPLGTLVIDLTPSKVGQMVAPTVTGVSPATGRNVNLISCGGQAAVPIVHALAAEFPVTYFEVVSTVASEVAGRATRMNLDEYVATTGQAVTAFSGVTDVKAILNISPAVPPATFRTAVHARLAGADPVAVRAVAERVAERVRSFAPGYQVVACTAAGDLVTITLQVLAHSDVLPPYAGNLDIINSAAVMVAEQYATRPDRASRTGVIS
- the dmpG gene encoding 4-hydroxy-2-oxovalerate aldolase — encoded protein: MKRLVIHDPTLRDGQHAVRHGLGLTALRRYAQAADAARIPVVEVGHGNGLGASSLQVGQAAVSDDEMLSTVREALGHSRLGVFMLPGWGTSADLRRAIGHGAEVFRIGVHATEVTLAERHLGFLRDAGVEAQCMLMMSHMASPEVLAEQAARAVGYGAQAVGIMDSAGHFLPADVSARIGAIVEAVGTVPVVFHGHDNLGMAVANSVAAADAGAGILDGCARGFGAGAGNTQLEVLVPVLERSGYTTGIDLYALLDAADLAERELMPAPPVTGSMSIVSGLAGVFSGFKHRVVELCAGTGVDPRDVFFELGRRQAIAGQEDLIVDVVAELSSRATDS
- a CDS encoding cupin-like domain-containing protein, whose product is MEVARMSFEEFTAVGPRGLYAADRPVVVRLPSSVQGLGREEVAARLAEMTVTLFTEPGDKNFPGRWETRDIKLREFFADERNLTASDTWHRVVSNIRSSPADVNAVIGFDAEELFGYGNALYAANLWISHQGVFTKSHFDEFENFNIALEGRKRFIIAPPGVRDYYPRSVLRGYGDKSQVVDLDDADLARYPRLAAKLAQRRDFVLEPGHMLYLPLGWWHQAESLDDLNINVNFWLKSKKILRRPHVLGIALYTYAYRRFKGVYSYKPTEVNS
- a CDS encoding aminotransferase class I/II-fold pyridoxal phosphate-dependent enzyme; this translates as MSERKSITPTHRYRNNDKLIGIGNAFWNTSYENGVAGIVGDLQDGVFHMPDGHEFVNFTVCSYLDLDTHPKVIDGAVESLRRFGVLDHCIPRTRVQTPVLLELEESLGELFGATVISALSTAAASTGLLPLIASGHLGDGTRPLMVFDKNAHVSMGNAKPNCADETEVVTSRHHDLDFLADMCRSYQRVCYVVDGSDSLGGYAPVAELAELQEKYNLLVFYDDSHSLSAYGERGIGYVRSHSPVLDERTITVATLTKGFGAGGTAILLDGYPEQTRRLIERFAGPLGYSQKMNAAAVGAALASAEIHRTEELTELQGRLRTNIALFDSLVTTEQAESTFPIRVVPMTDETVVEAARQVFAAGFYTSPVFFPIVARGTAGLRVMLRAGQTEDQIRRLAAALVRAGARPGAGVAE
- a CDS encoding HpcH/HpaI aldolase/citrate lyase family protein, which produces MTGTARAVPRSILYTPALSLERVVKAWSYDADVHLIDLEDSVPPADKPAARAVCRAALEQAPRPQNLAVRINELGSLAALHDLLMLTDSQIRPGIVLMTMVTSADEVDLLRRMLASAGAFPEVYVTVETVEAVTRIDSIAGAADGLVFGSADLAATLGVDIGWEAMQAARQAMAMACARFGTACIDTANYRLAEPAVLTEETTRVRALGFHGKATVHPRELDVINRILRPRPDELALARRVARAVAAADGGIAVLDGNMVGPPFARLARDTVARGDAWTSRFGVCVTGTADGGEA
- a CDS encoding ornithine cyclodeaminase family protein, whose translation is MTAEPLMIRAADMAGAAPMTRVVDVLGEMFVDLAAGLTRSPARTVLEHGDRRVLLVSPAVWEQRGVGSVKVTTLTPDNPARGLPLIHGIVALTDLTTGQVTALLDGAELTAVRTGAVAALATRCCTPDDTDELAVIGAGVQARALIRAVSAVRPIRTVRIHSRTRAGAERLADWVRHTAPGPVRATVHDTARDAVTDAAIICTATSTDDAAPVVHADWVAAGAHVNVIGGTHPDAVELDPALLARALTVVEDRTAALDGAGEVRAALAGGLIEAEDLYELGGLAGGEVAVAGRTSVLRTVGMAIEDTAAAVALFGHVTERGSSDGHA